One Drechmeria coniospora strain ARSEF 6962 chromosome 01, whole genome shotgun sequence genomic region harbors:
- a CDS encoding tRNA -methyltransferase yields MTYEPEEFSPATPPFFEDGAGDVWVPLYRHSCTFGPDVFVEKMDNMIRNPNLNSSWLFRADILHDDLEGVVSASPDLRPVVRDVKGMRCHRRLVRKLIPRNDRRDAPLDQTCSFHHEDSSDETLRSLVLYLPHASSGPELPFYHPHVRGIAHLHEWDPVRQSGSISIHFLPFEPEHLDDPKTRRPAYHLLHILHKHGHGVGYVKKVHHDIVVPQATFQDRYMQLKNKYARDLVQGWAESTDPAKHVFEDLAIASFLIGLWEDMFKGGSKFPGFVDIGCGNGLLVHVLNKEGYAGWGFDARARKSWAQYQSPVQCSPSGQSLEQRLLLPSVVPTQSDSATPELDGDLVHDGVFPQGTFIISNHADELTPWTPILAALSRCPFLMIPCCSHRLTGEKFRAPAPRDKSKSSSTFASLVDWVTRIGEDCGWLIEVEMMRIPSTRNIGLLGRTRVKDAIDIDVDAILRKYGGVDGYYDNVAKLVKAGPRSH; encoded by the coding sequence ATGACGTACGAACCCGAAGAGttctcgccggcgacgccgcccttcttcgaggacggcgccggcgacgtctgGGTTCCCCTCTACCGCCACTCGTGCACCTTTGGTCCCGACGTCTTCGTCGAAAAGATGGACAACATGATTCGGAACCCAAACCTCAACTCCAGCTGGCTGTTCCGCGCCGATATCCTCCACGACGATCTAGAGGGTGTCGTCTCCGCCTCGCCGGACCTTCGACCTGTCGTGAGAGACGTCAAGGGCATGCGATGCCACCGAAGGCTCGTCCGGAAGCTGATACCGAGAAACGACCGGCGCGATGCGCCCCTGGACCAGACCTGCTCGTTTCACCACGAGGACTCGTCCGACGAAACGCTGCGGTCGCTGGTCCTCTATCTGCCACACGCCTCTTCCGGTCCTGAGCTGCCCTTTTACCACCCCCATGTCCGCGGAATCGCTCACTTGCACGAGTGGGATCCCGTGCGACAATCTGGTTCGATATCGATCCACTTCCTCCCCTTCGAGCCCGAGCACCTCGACGATCCCAAGACCCGCCGGCCAGCCTACCACCTCCTTCACATCCTCCACAagcacggccacggcgtgGGATACGTCAAAAAGGTCCACCACGACATTGTCGTCCCGCAGGCTACCTTCCAGGACCGCTACATGCAGCTGAAGAACAAGTACGCCCGCGACCTGGTCCAGGGTTGGGCCGAATCCACGGACCCGGCCAAGCATGTTTTCGAGGACCTCGCCATTGCCTCCTTCCTCATCGGCCTCTGGGAGGACATGTTCAAGGGCGGCAGCAAGTTtcccggcttcgtcgacatCGGCTGCGGCAACGGCTTGCTCGTCCACGTCCTCAACAAGGAAGGCTATGCCGGATGGGGCTTTGATGCCAGGGCGCGCAAGTCTTGGGCGCAATACCAGAGCCCCGTGCAGTGTTCCCCATCCGGTCAGTCCTTGGAACAGCGACTGCTTCTGCCCAGCGTCGTCCCCACGCAGAGCGACAGCGCGACACCAGAACTCGACGGCGATCTCGTTCACGACGGTGTCTTCCCCCAGGGAACATTCATCATCTCCAATCACGCCGACGAATTGACGCCTTGGACCCCTATCCTAGCCGCCCTCTCGCGTTGCCCCTTCCTCATGATTCCCTGCTGCAGCCACAGGCTCACGGGAGAAAAGTTTCgtgcgccggcgccgcgcgACAAGTCGAAATCCAGCTCGACGTTTGCCTCTCTCGTCGACTGGGTGACACGCATCGGCGAGGACTGCGGCTGGCTGATCGAGGTGGAAATGATGCGCATTCCCAGCACCAGAAATATCGGCCTCCTGGGCAGGACTCGGGTCAAGGACGCTATCGACATTGACGTGGACGCCATCCTCCGAAAGTACGGGGGGGTAGATGGCTACTATGACAACGTGGCGAAGCTGGTCAAGGCTGGGCCGAGAAGTCATTGA
- a CDS encoding 5-Methylcytosine G/T mismatch-specific DNA glycosylase gives MPSEERDVVVDAAASNLSRDRTRRSKADRKSDKDGEHRHRSSKTSRSKLGGDAADADSTLSSTKRHRKKDKDKSERPASTSDLAASLSNISLMTPRISLPYPTFSKAHSKEAVHSREDLSGTKQSNPLTPEPTDVGNEERRSKSTSKKSSRPPSPPETDLVSDKRRAERLSKEKAGAKSASRNDDGVSKLSRKSASSSQATYVKSSKNKSSHERLRSSSSLRSASSRHSTKRSAPIRTSSKRHDPPEDESSPSSAQDSSPRTPTPPGQFPSMHRKDRPAPRPVVGEANGPFNNAIPASAPALDVQDAPRVDYLLQNGGLAYTVPQHFLSVLPPPTGARCSGSPLNGAETLFAPFFNLLDQYATVVSRQGSIAVATGHRSVARRLLDRLENVFSRDLPPHGCACVVCDGSHEIHRGLNWGDVLEWVCGRVELPPWPPFDLAEIGTKAAEDSADVPRRPESPINMDPDIAEEFREHYLRQSKKVRSAVDKWLNKTGGSPVPLPQEVDDETLAFAVLTSMDPKDRPYFSALLSGSRELKSFMRGSIPGFQTRSDFIVKCGLSLQRLYRLQQAPRDAESAMYLVKNPHTHDLLVTISSINNSEWEILTSGRFDGFLWSGADADGGTSEASAGAYLGSRSTMSPGLQTPPATGFRNANPHSPYFAQEPSPASFVSLASSGLPGGKQPVSNDEEMEMEAAAAIEREIYLGMETLEDAFEKLHQKAEMVRTALRLRGAGLMHNIQNRRRLSVPRNAGPDNGQTGADERPTWEAGGEADGGSDDDWCMDDADIMPDDSASNISSSRHRRPKRRTERRTPAVIEEDDEE, from the coding sequence ATGCCGTCCGAAGAGcgtgacgtcgtcgtcgacgctgccgccagCAATCTCTCTCGCGACAGGACTCGACGCTCCAAGGCGGACCGCAAATCAGACAAGGATGGCGAGCATCGCCACAGATCGTCCAAGACATCACGTAGCAAGCTGGGAGgagatgccgccgacgccgactcgactctgtcgtcgacgaaacGCCATCGCaaaaaggacaaggacaagagCGAGCGgccagcgtcgacgagcgaccTTGCCGCCAGCTTGTCCAACATTTCCTTGATGACCCCTCGGATTTCCCTGCCGTACCCTACCTTCAGCAAGGCCCACAGCAAGGAGGCGGTCCATAGCCGGGAGGACTTGTCCGGCACGAAGCAATCAAATCCGTTGACCCCGGAGCCGACGGATGTTGGCAACGAGGAGCGCCGATCCAAGTCGACGTCGAAAAAATCGTCGCGGCCCCCTAGTCCGCCCGAGACAGATCTCGTGTCCGACAAGAGACGGGCTGAAAGACTGTCCAAGGAAAAGGCCGGCGCCAAATCTGCTTCTCGCAACGATGATGGAGTCTCCAAGCTGAGTCGCaagtcggcctcgtccagccAGGCCACCTACGTCAAGTCCTCGAAGAACAAGTCGTCGCACGAACGACTCCGATCTTCGTCCTCGCTGAGATCAGCCTCCTCACGTCACTCCACCAAGCGCTCCGCACCCATCCGAACCAGCTCCAAGAGACACGACCCTCCGGAGGATGaatcctcgccgtcgagcgcccAAGACTCATCCCCGAGAACGCCAACGCCGCCTGGCCAGTTTCCCTCCATGCATCGCAAGGacaggccggcgccgagaccTGTCGTCGGAGAAGCCAACGGTCCATTCAACAATGCCATTCCcgcctcggcaccggcccTCGATGTCCAAGACGCACCGCGAGTCGATTACCTTTTGCAAAATGGCGGCCTCGCCTATACCGTCCCCCAACACTTCTTGTCcgtcctgccgccgccaaccgGTGCGCGATGCTCGGGCTCGCCGCTCAACGGCGCCGAGACGCTGTTCGCGCCCTTCTTCAACCTTCTCGACCAGTATGCGACGGTCGTTTCGAGGCAAggctccatcgccgtcgccacgggCCATCGCTCCGTCGCACGCCGTCTGCTCGATAGGCTCGAGAATGTCTTCTCCCGCGACCTTCCCCCGCACGGCTGCGCTTGCGTCGTCTGCGATGGATCCCACGAGATTCACAGAGGACTGAACTGGGGCGACGTCCTCGAGTGGGTctgcggccgcgtcgagctaccgccgtggccgccgttcGATCTCGCAGAAATTGGTACCAAGGCAGCCGAGgactcggccgacgtgcCCCGTCGGCCCGAGTCTCCCATCAACATGGATCCCGACATTGCCGAGGAATTCAGGGAGCACTACCTTCGCCAGTCGAAAAAGGTCAggtccgccgtcgacaagtGGTTGAACAAGACGGGCGGATCGCCCGTGCCTCTCCCTCaggaggtcgacgacgagacctTGGCCTTTGCCGTTTTGACCAGCATGGATCCCAAGGATCGACCCTACTTCAGCGCCCTCCTCTCCGGATCTCGCGAGCTAAAGTCGTTTATGCGCGGCTCGATCCCTGGCTTCCAGACTCGCAGCGATTTCATCGTCAAGTGCGGTCTATCCCTTCAGCGGCTGTACCGGCTGCAGCAGGCACCGCGCGATGCCGAGTCGGCCATGTATCTCGTCAAGAACCCGCACACGCACGACCTGCTTGTCACCATCTCCAGCATCAACAATTCGGAATGGGAGATCCTCACCTCGGGCCGTTTCGACGGTTTCCTGTGGTcaggcgccgacgccgacggcggcacgtCCGAAGCATCGGCCGGCGCGTACCTCGGAAGCCGATCAACCATGAGCCCGGGACTCCAGACACCACCGGCCACGGGCTTCAGAAATGCAAATCCGCACTCTCCGTACTTTGCGCAGGAACCCTCACCGGCGTCGTTTGTCAGCCTCGCATCGTCTGGCCTTCCTGGTGGGAAGCAGCCCGTGTccaacgacgaggagatggagatggaagccgccgccgccatcgaacGGGAAATATACCTTGGCATGGAAACGCTCGAGGATGCGTTTGAAAAGCTGCATCAAAAGGCCGAGATGGTCCGCACGGCCCTGCGACTGCGAGGAGCCGGCCTGATGCACAACATCCAAAACCGCCGACGCCTGAGCGTGCCCCGGAACGCCGGCCCTGACAACGGCCAGACCGGTGCGGATGAACGGCCCACATGGGAGGCTGGGGgtgaggccgacggcggaagcGATGACGACTGGTGCATGGACGATGCGGACATAATGCCCGATGATTCGGCTAGTAACATCAGCAGCTCCAGGCACAGACGCCCCAAGAGACGCACAGAACGGCGCACACCTGCCGTCATCGAggaagatgacgaggagTGA